The following DNA comes from Agromyces mangrovi.
TCGCGAACACGTCGTGCAGCACGAACGCGACGCGCTCGGCCGGGCTGAGCGACTCGAGCACGACGAGCAGCGCCGTGCTGACCGAGTCGTCCAGGGTGACCCGGTCGAGCGGGTCGGGAGCGGGCGTGCTCGCGAGCACCGAGTCGCCCGGCACCGGCTCGGGCAGCCACTCGCCGACGTAGCGTTCGCGGCGCGCGCGGGCCGAGCCGAGGTGGTCGAGGCAGACGCGGCTCGCGGCGCGGGTGAGCCAGGCGGCCGGGTTGGCGATCGCGTCGCGGTCGGCCGCGGGGAGGCGGTACCAGCGGGCGTAGGTCTCCTGCACCGCGTCCTCCGCGTCGGCGACCGTGCCGAGCATGCGGTACGCCAGCCGCATCAGCCCCGCGCGCTCGGCGTCGATCGCGGCGGCGTCGAGGCGCGAGGCATCCGTCTCGCGCGCGCTCGTGCTCGCAGCGGCGCTCGTACGCTCCGACACGTCGCCTTCGGCGGCATCCGTCTCGCTCGGCCCGTGC
Coding sequences within:
- the sigJ gene encoding RNA polymerase sigma factor SigJ; translation: METEPGDAHGPSETDAAEGDVSERTSAAASTSARETDASRLDAAAIDAERAGLMRLAYRMLGTVADAEDAVQETYARWYRLPAADRDAIANPAAWLTRAASRVCLDHLGSARARRERYVGEWLPEPVPGDSVLASTPAPDPLDRVTLDDSVSTALLVVLESLSPAERVAFVLHDVFAMPFAEIGEVVGRSPEACRQLASSARRHVRERRDGTATREQHDRVVQAFLAAAGTGDLATLTAVLDPDVVLRADGGGVVSAGRRPVVGADRVARYLLGLQEKRAGDGLEFDLREGPGGLVLVVSVGGAVDSVISTRVAGERVTDLWIMRNPAKLGLWHG